One genomic window of Candidatus Cloacimonadota bacterium includes the following:
- the secA gene encoding preprotein translocase subunit SecA — MLKGLTKKIFGDPYQREMKKISPIMEQIKEIYPSLEKLSDDDLKNRIQEIKQDIRNRLEDQENELAELQKKYQLEPDENKKNSIGNEIDRLKENLKTLTQAILDEHLPEVYAIIKDTCRRLIGFEYEIREHKAVWNMIPFDVQLIGAIVLHEGKIAEMATGEGKTLVAVLPLFLNALLGHGVHLVTVNDYLAQRDAEWMSPIFEFHGMKVGVNIGGLSPEERKVAYSCDVTYGTNSEFGFDYLRDNMAISEQNLVQRKHQYAIVDEVDSVLIDEARTPLIISGPVQESKNFYTELKPIILKLVNAQNMLVKRFLSEVKQELAKDQYDADVVGKLLLLISRSAPKNKSFIKLMKEGELKKLASDYEGYYIRDKKMHEIDAELFYVVEEKHNSVELSEKGNDLVSKKEPDLFIMEQFDEVLDKIDKDEKLSLQKKAQLKEEATSKFMDKNEKLHNIKQLLKSYTLFEKDVDYVVVENKVMIVDEFTGRMMQGRRFSDGLHQALEAKENVTIEEATQTFATITLQNYFRMYDKLAGMTGTAVTEESEFMEIYKLPVMVIPTNLPISRIDHNDVIYLTKNEKYKAIIDEIVYWHERRKPVLVGTVSVEVSETLGRLLRRRNIKHNVLNAKYHEKEAEIIIYAGEPGAVTIATNMAGRGTDIKLGKTVVTQEKAEYLKCSNKISEENPFGLPKDGLHVIGTERHESRRIDRQLRGRSGRQGDPGTSRFYLSLEDDLMRLFGSERIAPMMMKMGIKDGEAITHPWMTKAVEKAQKRVEAYNFEIRKQLIKYDEVMNQQREVIYTYRKNVLKGYDLKFEIVDMIKDTIAELVENNIGEEQYQENWDIESILKWLKANLNINIKKQELIRENNTLTNLTQDIEDAVLKAYNKREEEFSSEQMREIERRSLLIVVDELWRDHLHEMDLLREGISFRAYAQKDPLIEYKKESFHLFQTLVSDINRDVTKRVFTTYLIAPDRINDFLRMAQTQHAESSAFQKAKTSAFRQAGTAPPPPPTGEKQKLKPRVVEMKVGRNDPCPCGSGKKYKKCCGKIVND; from the coding sequence ATGTTGAAAGGTTTAACAAAAAAGATTTTTGGAGATCCTTATCAAAGGGAAATGAAAAAAATATCTCCAATTATGGAACAGATAAAAGAAATTTATCCGAGTCTGGAAAAACTATCCGATGATGATCTTAAAAACAGGATACAGGAAATAAAACAGGATATCAGGAACAGACTTGAAGACCAGGAAAATGAACTGGCAGAACTACAGAAAAAATATCAACTCGAACCTGATGAAAACAAGAAAAATTCAATTGGAAATGAGATAGACAGACTCAAGGAAAATCTGAAAACACTTACTCAAGCCATTCTCGATGAACACCTTCCCGAAGTTTATGCCATAATCAAAGATACCTGTCGCAGATTGATCGGTTTTGAATATGAAATTCGCGAACATAAAGCTGTCTGGAATATGATCCCGTTTGATGTTCAGCTTATTGGAGCGATTGTCTTGCACGAAGGAAAAATTGCTGAAATGGCAACCGGAGAAGGTAAAACTCTTGTTGCTGTATTACCGTTGTTCCTGAATGCTCTTCTCGGTCATGGAGTTCATCTCGTGACAGTTAATGATTATCTTGCTCAAAGAGATGCGGAATGGATGAGTCCGATCTTTGAATTTCATGGAATGAAGGTGGGAGTTAATATTGGCGGTTTATCTCCGGAAGAGCGGAAAGTTGCTTATAGTTGTGATGTAACTTATGGAACTAACAGCGAGTTCGGATTTGATTACCTGCGTGATAATATGGCAATTTCCGAGCAGAACCTGGTGCAGAGAAAACATCAGTATGCAATTGTTGATGAAGTCGATAGCGTGCTTATTGATGAAGCGAGAACTCCTTTGATAATCAGCGGTCCGGTTCAGGAAAGTAAGAATTTCTATACAGAATTAAAACCCATAATTTTGAAACTGGTTAATGCTCAAAATATGCTGGTCAAGCGTTTTCTATCGGAAGTCAAACAGGAATTGGCTAAAGACCAGTATGATGCTGATGTTGTAGGGAAATTGCTTTTACTGATCAGCCGGTCTGCTCCTAAAAATAAATCCTTTATAAAATTGATGAAAGAGGGAGAACTCAAAAAATTAGCATCTGATTATGAAGGTTATTATATCCGCGATAAGAAAATGCATGAGATCGATGCGGAACTTTTTTATGTAGTAGAAGAAAAACATAATAGTGTCGAACTTTCCGAAAAAGGAAATGATCTTGTTTCAAAAAAAGAACCTGACCTTTTTATCATGGAGCAATTCGATGAGGTTCTTGATAAAATCGATAAAGATGAAAAACTTTCTTTACAGAAAAAAGCGCAATTAAAGGAAGAAGCAACCTCAAAATTCATGGATAAAAATGAGAAACTTCATAATATCAAGCAACTTCTGAAAAGCTATACCCTGTTTGAGAAAGATGTGGATTATGTTGTAGTTGAGAATAAAGTCATGATCGTCGATGAATTTACCGGCAGAATGATGCAAGGTAGAAGGTTCAGCGATGGTCTGCATCAGGCTCTGGAAGCAAAGGAAAATGTTACTATCGAAGAAGCAACGCAAACTTTTGCCACGATCACTCTCCAGAATTATTTCAGGATGTATGATAAACTTGCCGGAATGACCGGAACTGCGGTTACTGAAGAATCGGAATTTATGGAAATTTATAAACTTCCGGTGATGGTTATCCCAACAAATCTTCCCATTTCCAGGATCGATCATAATGATGTTATTTACCTGACCAAAAATGAAAAATACAAAGCTATTATCGATGAGATAGTGTATTGGCATGAAAGGAGAAAACCTGTCCTGGTAGGAACTGTTTCCGTCGAAGTTTCCGAAACTTTAGGTCGTCTGCTGCGACGAAGGAATATCAAACATAATGTTCTGAATGCGAAATATCATGAAAAGGAAGCTGAAATAATAATTTATGCCGGAGAACCGGGTGCGGTTACGATTGCTACGAATATGGCAGGTCGGGGAACAGATATAAAACTCGGGAAAACAGTGGTTACGCAAGAAAAAGCAGAATATCTGAAATGCAGTAATAAAATTTCGGAGGAAAATCCATTCGGACTTCCAAAAGACGGATTACATGTGATTGGTACGGAAAGACATGAAAGCCGGAGAATAGACCGCCAATTAAGAGGAAGAAGCGGTCGTCAGGGAGATCCGGGCACATCGCGGTTTTATCTGTCTCTGGAAGATGACCTGATGCGATTGTTCGGTTCCGAACGAATTGCACCAATGATGATGAAAATGGGGATCAAGGACGGAGAAGCAATAACTCATCCCTGGATGACAAAAGCTGTTGAAAAAGCCCAGAAAAGAGTCGAAGCCTACAATTTTGAGATCAGGAAACAGCTGATCAAATATGACGAAGTTATGAACCAGCAGAGGGAAGTTATTTATACTTACCGGAAAAATGTGCTGAAAGGATATGACCTGAAATTCGAGATCGTCGATATGATCAAAGACACGATCGCTGAACTTGTAGAGAATAATATTGGAGAAGAACAATATCAGGAAAACTGGGACATTGAAAGTATTTTAAAATGGTTAAAAGCAAATTTGAATATCAATATCAAAAAGCAGGAATTGATCAGAGAGAATAATACTTTAACGAATCTTACTCAAGATATTGAAGATGCTGTTTTAAAAGCATATAATAAAAGAGAAGAAGAGTTTTCTTCGGAACAGATGCGAGAGATCGAAAGAAGGTCGCTCCTGATCGTTGTCGATGAATTATGGCGGGATCATCTTCATGAAATGGATCTTTTAAGAGAAGGAATAAGTTTCCGAGCCTATGCCCAAAAAGATCCTTTGATAGAATATAAAAAAGAATCTTTTCATCTTTTCCAGACACTCGTTTCCGATATCAATCGGGATGTCACAAAAAGAGTTTTCACAACTTACCTGATCGCTCCCGATAGAATAAATGATTTCCTTAGAATGGCTCAAACACAACATGCTGAAAGTTCGGCATTCCAAAAAGCAAAAACATCAGCTTTCAGACAGGCTGGAACAGCTCCACCTCCACCTCCGACAGGAGAAAAACAAAAACTGAAACCCAGAGTAGTTGAAATGAAAGTTGGCAGAAATGATCCATGTCCTTGCGGAAGTGGGAAAAAATATAAAAAATGTTGTGGCAAAATCGTTAATGATTAA
- a CDS encoding DNA-3-methyladenine glycosylase I yields MKRRCNWVGNNDLMIAYHDQEWGVPVHDDRKLFEFFVLDAFQAGLSWQIVLNKRENFRKAFEDYQIEKIALYDENKFNELITNKDIIRNKLKINATINNAQRFMEIQKEFGSFDKYIWQFVEGKTIQNKWKELSQIPTKTKESDEMSKDLKKRGFKFVGSTICYAFMQAAGMVNDHLVSCFRFKELATETQRTQRKN; encoded by the coding sequence ATGAAACGAAGATGCAATTGGGTCGGAAACAACGATTTAATGATCGCATATCATGATCAGGAATGGGGAGTTCCTGTTCATGATGATCGGAAACTTTTTGAGTTTTTCGTGTTGGATGCTTTTCAGGCAGGATTAAGCTGGCAGATCGTCCTGAATAAAAGAGAAAATTTCAGGAAAGCATTCGAGGATTATCAAATAGAGAAAATTGCACTTTATGATGAAAACAAGTTTAACGAACTGATCACAAATAAGGATATTATCCGCAATAAACTAAAGATCAACGCTACAATTAACAATGCTCAAAGATTCATGGAAATCCAGAAAGAATTTGGAAGTTTTGATAAATATATCTGGCAATTTGTGGAAGGAAAAACAATTCAAAATAAATGGAAAGAACTTTCTCAAATTCCAACAAAAACCAAAGAATCGGATGAAATGAGCAAAGACCTGAAAAAGAGAGGATTCAAATTTGTCGGATCAACCATCTGTTATGCTTTTATGCAGGCTGCAGGAATGGTGAACGATCATCTTGTTTCCTGTTTTCGATTTAAAGAGTTAGCCACAGAGACGCAGAGAACACAGAGAAAAAATTAA
- a CDS encoding sensor domain-containing diguanylate cyclase — MVNEKEFLSNGLSQYEILRDIGKALSSSLEMNEVLKMIMDFIGKYYKPSNWSLLLVDEEKSDLFFVIAVGDSSDKIKDKRLKIGDGIAGWSVKNQKTVTIKDAYKDKRFHQNFDKQSGFKTDTIICVPLLNKGKALGVIELVNVDLSLFEESYIDLLETLADFAAIALGNARYIEQIKELSVRDDCTKLYNSRYMVELFEMEINRSRRHKYKFAAVFLDLDHFKNVNDNYGHLIGSQLLRNIADILLSSIRKSDWAVRYGGDEFVLILTETGRKEALLLTERIRHRLNKTVFFTEENYNIKVTASFGIAVYPDDAKTTDEIIGLADHAMYKVKNSGRNNILVAEKENNFLKRLIL; from the coding sequence ATGGTAAATGAGAAAGAATTTCTGAGCAATGGTTTATCTCAATATGAGATTCTCAGGGACATTGGCAAAGCTTTAAGTTCATCTCTGGAAATGAATGAAGTCCTGAAAATGATCATGGATTTTATCGGGAAATATTATAAACCCTCGAACTGGTCGCTGCTACTTGTTGATGAGGAGAAATCCGATCTTTTTTTCGTTATTGCTGTGGGTGATTCAAGTGACAAGATCAAAGATAAAAGATTGAAAATTGGAGATGGAATCGCGGGTTGGTCTGTTAAAAATCAGAAAACAGTTACGATCAAAGACGCTTATAAAGATAAAAGATTTCACCAGAATTTTGACAAACAGTCAGGTTTTAAAACTGATACCATTATTTGTGTGCCCTTATTGAACAAAGGAAAAGCATTAGGTGTTATCGAACTGGTAAATGTCGATCTTTCTCTCTTTGAAGAATCATATATAGACCTTCTGGAAACACTGGCAGATTTTGCTGCTATTGCTCTTGGTAATGCTCGTTATATTGAACAGATCAAGGAACTTTCCGTGCGGGATGATTGCACGAAACTTTATAATTCCCGGTATATGGTGGAATTATTTGAGATGGAGATCAATCGTTCGAGAAGACACAAATATAAATTTGCAGCTGTTTTTCTCGATCTCGATCATTTTAAAAATGTGAATGATAATTATGGTCATCTGATTGGTTCACAGCTTCTCAGGAATATTGCTGATATCCTGCTATCTAGCATTCGAAAATCAGATTGGGCAGTTCGTTATGGTGGTGATGAATTCGTTTTGATCTTAACTGAAACAGGAAGAAAAGAAGCCTTACTTTTAACTGAAAGAATAAGACATAGATTGAATAAAACAGTTTTTTTTACTGAAGAAAATTATAATATAAAAGTCACAGCCAGCTTTGGGATCGCAGTTTATCCGGATGATGCCAAAACAACGGATGAGATCATCGGTCTGGCAGATCATGCCATGTATAAAGTTAAAAATTCAGGTAGGAATAATATCCTTGTTGCTGAAAAAGAAAATAATTTTCTGAAAAGATTAATCCTCTAA